Genomic window (Helicoverpa zea isolate HzStark_Cry1AcR chromosome 9, ilHelZeax1.1, whole genome shotgun sequence):
CTAAAACTTTATCAATTTTACCTGATAAAAATAGTAAACTGGGTTTCAAGAATTATGAGCGAAAACAAAAAATCAACTATGTAATTTACGCAGACTTTGAAAGTCTATTGGTAAATTGTTTCGAAAAGAAATCTGAAAAcacacataatttaaaaaaacaccaACCTTCATGTTTTGCATATTACATATGTTGTTCACATGATCCCCGCCAAAATAGATATGTAACATATAGAGGTCTAGATTGTGTGGAGGTATTTATCACTAGATTAATAGAAGAtgtgaagaaaataaatgatatattattaattaaaaaacaaatgataccTTTAACTAAAAAAGAACAAACCCAATATAACAATGCAAGTACTTGTCATATTTGTGATCGCTTGTTACTCGACGATAAAGTGCGTGACCACGATCATGTGACAGGAAAGTATAGAGGACCTGCACATACTCAATGTAATCTAATGTTTAGAGTATGTCCATTTATACCtgtaatttttcataatttatcgaATTATGATTCCCATCTTTTTATAAAAGAATTAGCAAAACATAAAggtcatattaaaataatacccaaaactaaagaaaaatatttaaccattACTAAATACATAGATCATGATAATAGTAACCGTCCTgtacaaattaaatttattgaTTCGTTTCAGTTTCTAAGCTCAAGTTTAGATGCACTAAGCAAAAGTTTGACAGATAAAGATTTTTTGCATTTATCAACGGAAAtgagaaatgataatttaatatatttgctCAAAACTAAAGGTATTTATCCTTATGATTACATGAATACTTGGAAAAAGTATGAAGAAACAAAACTTCCTCCGAAAGAATTCTTTTATAACACATTGAAAATGGAGCATATTACCGATGAAGAATATAAGCATGCAAAAACTGTATGGgatgcatttaaaataacaactatTGGCGAGTATACTGATCTATACCTGAAATGtgatgttttattattgtgcgatatatttgaaaatttcagaaatataagtttaaaatattataaattagatcCTGCCTACTACGTAACTGCACCTAGTTTAAGCTGGGATGCTATGCTGCTCTATACACAGGTTGAGCTTGATTTAATAGATGACTTAGAAATGTATCAAATGCTAGAGAAGGGCATACGCGGTGGTCTAGCACAGTGCTCATTACGTCATGCGAAggctaacaataaatatttgccAGAATTTAATGATCTAGAACCTTCTAGTTATTTGATATATCTCGATTGCAATAATCTGTATGGTTACGCAATGACTAAAAAGTTCCCAATTACAGAGTTTCGTTTTCTAAATCAGAAGGAAGTTAATTGCTTTGATGTAATGAGTATAT
Coding sequences:
- the LOC124633462 gene encoding uncharacterized protein LOC124633462, with translation MIPLTKKEQTQYNNASTCHICDRLLLDDKVRDHDHVTGKYRGPAHTQCNLMFRVCPFIPVIFHNLSNYDSHLFIKELAKHKGHIKIIPKTKEKYLTITKYIDHDNSNRPVQIKFIDSFQFLSSSLDALSKSLTDKDFLHLSTEMRNDNLIYLLKTKGIYPYDYMNTWKKYEETKLPPKEFFYNTLKMEHITDEEYKHAKTVWDAFKITTIGEYTDLYLKCDVLLLCDIFENFRNISLKYYKLDPAYYVTAPSLSWDAMLLYTQVELDLIDDLEMYQMLEKGIRGGLAQCSLRHAKANNKYLPEFNDLEPSSYLIYLDCNNLYGYAMTKKFPITEFRFLNQKEVNCFDVMSISDESQYGFILEVDLEYPEHVHDFHSDLPFAPEKFIPPGGKTAKLIANLYDKFNYVI